A single region of the Chryseobacterium sp. 6424 genome encodes:
- a CDS encoding FtsW/RodA/SpoVE family cell cycle protein: MQETENKFELLKGDKVLWSVILLISFFSVFPVYSASSNLEYIVNSGTTTSHLIKHSFFVLLGLAIMRGVGTVKYEYIGKLSSIGLIVMVLLLLLTMFTGQTIDGASASRWLKIPGTPISFQPSSFAYLLLVIYLCRYLTKKIKRERLPIENICYLFGPVLVVFGLVAKDNGSTALMILMVSLAVMLIGQLNKKYIFGFVGISGAAIAVFMFLALKTDVIENNRVHTWMSRVEVFMNSNKESQVENEIDKAKNYQVMQAKAAIVHGGITGMGPGKSALKQMLPQSASDFIFAIIVEEYGFIGALVLISLYLIMIIRIVMIASKMPAFFGSLLVLSLGIMIFVQLSVNIAVAVNLIPVTGQPLPLISYGGTSILVTYLQLGIILNVSSRIQVYDEEGMGKKQNIEEINDIA; encoded by the coding sequence ATGCAGGAAACAGAAAACAAATTCGAGCTGTTGAAAGGCGATAAAGTACTGTGGAGCGTGATTTTACTGATCTCGTTCTTCTCGGTATTTCCCGTGTATTCGGCCAGTTCTAATTTAGAGTATATTGTAAACAGTGGGACTACGACCTCCCACCTTATCAAGCATTCTTTCTTCGTATTGCTTGGGCTTGCGATCATGCGTGGTGTGGGCACGGTAAAATACGAATACATCGGCAAACTTAGCAGTATAGGCCTTATTGTTATGGTACTTTTGTTGTTACTTACCATGTTTACAGGGCAAACCATCGATGGGGCTTCGGCTTCTCGTTGGCTGAAGATCCCGGGGACGCCCATTTCGTTTCAGCCTTCGTCGTTTGCGTATTTATTACTGGTCATATATCTGTGCAGGTATCTTACCAAAAAAATCAAACGTGAAAGATTACCCATAGAAAATATTTGTTATCTATTCGGGCCGGTGCTGGTGGTGTTTGGTTTGGTAGCCAAAGACAACGGCTCTACCGCGCTGATGATTCTAATGGTATCGCTGGCGGTTATGCTGATTGGCCAACTCAATAAAAAGTATATCTTTGGATTTGTGGGCATTTCCGGTGCTGCCATTGCCGTTTTCATGTTTCTGGCGCTGAAGACCGATGTAATTGAGAACAACCGGGTGCATACCTGGATGAGCCGTGTGGAAGTCTTTATGAATTCTAACAAAGAGTCTCAGGTAGAAAACGAGATCGATAAGGCCAAGAATTATCAGGTAATGCAGGCGAAAGCTGCCATCGTACATGGTGGGATTACAGGCATGGGACCCGGGAAAAGCGCGCTGAAACAAATGCTGCCCCAGTCAGCCTCCGATTTTATTTTTGCGATTATTGTCGAAGAATATGGGTTTATTGGTGCACTAGTACTTATTTCCCTGTATTTAATAATGATTATCCGTATCGTGATGATTGCCAGTAAGATGCCAGCTTTTTTTGGCAGTTTACTTGTGCTGAGTCTGGGGATCATGATCTTTGTGCAGCTTTCCGTAAATATTGCGGTGGCGGTAAATCTTATCCCGGTAACCGGGCAGCCATTGCCACTCATCAGCTACGGTGGAACATCCATATTGGTAACCTATCTGCAGTTAGGGATTATATTGAACGTTAGTTCGCGAATTCAAGTATATGATGAAGAAGGGATGGGCAAGAAACAGAACATCGAAGAAATTAATGATATAGCATAA
- the murD gene encoding UDP-N-acetylmuramoyl-L-alanine--D-glutamate ligase: MKIVVLGGGESGFGAAYLAKKKGLEVFLSDKAQIKDHYKQLLSEAGIEFEEGMHDEERILAADWVIKSPGIPKKAEIIYKIAQKGIRLSSEIEFAAEFTSAKIIAITGSNGKTTTTSLIYHILKNDGLNVGLGGNIGKSFAKQVADEHFDYYVLEVSSFQLDDIQNFRPHISLLLNLSQDHLDQYNYNYEEYALAKFRITENQENDNFFIYNKDDEMSQNLLEKLEIKARMIPFSLKEKLKEGAYLNHDNIVVKLQDELVMNVEDLALSGNHNVANSLAASLAGKILKISNESIRNSLMTFQAVEHRLEQVAEIDGVKYINDSKATNVNAAYYALESMKRPTIWIVGGTDKGNDYTEIEELVQRKVKAVICLGLDNDKIIRFFEGKKDLIYSTSSMQQAVEISKSLAEQGDTVLLSPCCASFDLFDNYEDRGNQFKAEVLKAATVND, translated from the coding sequence ATGAAAATAGTAGTATTAGGTGGGGGAGAAAGCGGTTTTGGCGCGGCTTATCTGGCTAAAAAGAAAGGGCTGGAAGTTTTTCTTTCCGATAAGGCACAGATAAAAGACCATTACAAACAACTGCTCTCTGAAGCCGGCATCGAGTTTGAGGAAGGGATGCACGATGAAGAGCGAATACTGGCGGCCGACTGGGTGATTAAATCCCCCGGAATCCCCAAAAAAGCCGAAATCATCTATAAAATTGCCCAGAAAGGCATCCGGCTCTCCTCAGAAATTGAATTTGCAGCAGAATTTACCAGCGCAAAAATTATTGCCATCACTGGTAGCAACGGTAAAACCACCACCACTTCATTGATTTACCACATCCTGAAGAATGATGGTTTAAACGTAGGATTGGGTGGAAACATCGGTAAGAGTTTCGCAAAGCAGGTCGCTGATGAACATTTCGACTATTATGTGCTGGAAGTAAGCTCTTTCCAACTGGATGATATCCAGAATTTTCGCCCGCATATTTCATTATTGCTGAATTTAAGTCAGGATCATCTGGATCAGTATAACTATAATTATGAGGAATATGCATTGGCAAAATTCCGGATCACCGAAAATCAGGAAAATGATAATTTCTTCATCTACAACAAAGATGATGAAATGAGCCAGAACCTGCTCGAAAAATTAGAGATAAAAGCCCGCATGATCCCCTTTTCTTTAAAGGAAAAACTAAAAGAAGGCGCATACCTGAACCATGATAATATTGTCGTGAAGTTACAGGATGAACTCGTGATGAACGTGGAAGATCTGGCATTGTCGGGCAATCACAATGTCGCAAACAGCCTCGCGGCCTCGTTGGCGGGTAAGATACTGAAGATCAGTAATGAAAGTATCAGGAACTCACTGATGACCTTTCAGGCGGTGGAACACCGGTTAGAGCAGGTGGCGGAAATTGATGGTGTGAAATATATTAACGACAGCAAAGCGACTAATGTAAATGCCGCGTACTACGCGCTGGAGAGCATGAAACGACCAACCATATGGATCGTTGGTGGTACTGATAAAGGGAATGACTATACCGAAATAGAAGAACTCGTACAGCGGAAAGTGAAGGCGGTGATATGCCTGGGGTTGGATAATGATAAAATCATCAGGTTTTTCGAGGGAAAAAAAGACCTCATATACAGCACCTCGAGCATGCAGCAGGCCGTTGAGATCTCAAAGTCACTTGCTGAACAGGGAGATACGGTGTTGCTTTCCCCGTGTTGTGCCAGTTTCGACCTTTTCGATAACTATGAAGACCGTGGAAACCAGTTCAAAGCCGAAGTGCTAAAAGCTGCCACCGTAAATGATTGA
- the mraY gene encoding phospho-N-acetylmuramoyl-pentapeptide-transferase, whose translation MLYYLYEYLTSIGIHIPGLGMFRFISFRAGMAVLLSLTIALVFGKKIINYLRRKQMGELVRDLGLEGQKQKEGTPTMGGLIIILATLIPVILFTRIFNIYIVLLIVSVVWMGIIGFIDDYLKKIKKNKDGLSGKFKIIGQVGLGLIVGVIMYFHPDVTVKRKYADAKVINRSSVEKNFMPTEKSTVSTVPFVKNNEFDYSGLLFWMSPDEAHDWAWAVFIPMVIFIVTAVSNGANITDGIDGLAAGTSVVILLTLAFFAYLSGNIIFADYLNIMFLPNMGETTIFALALVGAVIGFFWYNTYPAQVFMGDTGSLMLGGVIAVLAIILRKELMIPVLCGIFLIENVSVMLQVAVFKYRKRKYGLEYAQNNRLFKMSPLHHHYQKDGYHESKIVNRMIIIGVLFAIICLITLKVR comes from the coding sequence ATGTTATATTACCTCTACGAATATCTTACCAGTATCGGCATTCATATCCCGGGACTTGGCATGTTCAGATTCATCTCCTTCCGTGCAGGGATGGCCGTATTGCTGTCACTGACGATTGCATTGGTTTTCGGGAAAAAAATCATCAACTACCTGCGCCGTAAGCAGATGGGGGAACTGGTTCGTGATCTTGGCCTGGAAGGTCAGAAACAGAAAGAAGGTACACCTACCATGGGTGGCCTCATCATTATCCTTGCAACACTGATTCCCGTGATACTCTTTACGCGGATTTTCAATATTTATATCGTTTTACTGATAGTTTCAGTCGTGTGGATGGGCATCATCGGTTTTATTGATGATTATCTGAAAAAAATAAAGAAAAATAAAGACGGCCTTAGCGGTAAGTTTAAAATCATTGGCCAGGTAGGGCTGGGCCTTATTGTAGGCGTAATCATGTATTTTCATCCTGATGTTACCGTGAAAAGGAAATACGCCGATGCTAAAGTCATTAACCGCAGTTCTGTGGAAAAAAACTTTATGCCTACCGAAAAATCTACCGTATCTACCGTACCTTTCGTTAAAAATAACGAGTTTGATTACAGCGGGTTACTCTTCTGGATGTCGCCCGATGAGGCGCACGACTGGGCTTGGGCAGTATTCATCCCGATGGTGATTTTCATTGTTACCGCTGTATCGAACGGGGCCAACATCACCGATGGTATCGATGGGCTTGCGGCCGGCACCAGTGTCGTCATACTGCTTACGCTGGCATTTTTTGCCTACCTGTCGGGGAACATCATTTTTGCGGATTACCTGAATATTATGTTCCTGCCGAATATGGGTGAAACCACCATTTTCGCGCTGGCGCTGGTAGGGGCCGTCATCGGATTTTTCTGGTACAATACCTATCCGGCACAGGTATTTATGGGAGATACCGGCAGTTTAATGCTTGGGGGCGTTATTGCCGTTCTGGCTATTATCCTCAGAAAAGAACTGATGATTCCGGTGCTTTGCGGCATCTTCCTGATTGAGAATGTTTCCGTAATGCTACAGGTTGCAGTTTTCAAATACAGAAAAAGAAAATACGGACTGGAGTATGCCCAGAACAACCGACTCTTCAAAATGTCGCCACTGCATCATCATTATCAAAAAGATGGTTACCACGAGAGTAAAATTGTTAACCGTATGATTATCATTGGTGTACTGTTCGCCATTATTTGTTTAATCACACTCAAAGTAAGATAA
- a CDS encoding UDP-N-acetylmuramoyl-L-alanyl-D-glutamate--2,6-diaminopimelate ligase, which yields MELQQLLNKITVKEIIGSPNPQIFHIAFDSRKIVENSLYIAVRGCMTDGHTYISSAIEKGAVAVICEELPAALHPSITYIVADHTELVLGIVASNFYDNPSSKLQLIGITGTNGKTSVTTLLYDIFKNLGFQSALISTVEYRIADEVFPSTHTTPDVLTLNRMLAKAVDAGCEYAFMEVSSHGIHQSRTAGLQFKIGGFTNITHDHLDYHKTFSEYLWVKKRFFDQLGPAAVAITNIDDKNGKVMLQNTRAKKKTFALKTMADYQGRIFEADFNGMLLNFNGKEFWTTLTGKFNVYNLLLAYAVTLECGFREDEALKAISSLQRVKGRFETLKSDSGIFFIIDYAHTPDALENILDSINEIRTKNERLITIFGCGGDRDHAKRPEMGRIATAKSTLTIITSDNPRTEDPVAIIKEIEAGVEPQNFSKYTSIPDRREAIKMAIKFAEPKDIILLAGKGHEDYQEINGVRNHFDDRQTVLELARMMSK from the coding sequence ATGGAGCTTCAGCAATTATTAAATAAAATCACCGTTAAAGAAATCATCGGTTCGCCAAATCCGCAGATTTTCCATATCGCTTTCGACAGCCGTAAGATTGTTGAAAACTCGCTCTATATCGCGGTTAGAGGCTGCATGACGGATGGGCACACTTACATCAGTTCCGCTATAGAAAAAGGAGCGGTGGCTGTTATATGTGAAGAATTGCCGGCTGCATTGCATCCCTCGATCACTTATATTGTGGCAGATCATACCGAGCTGGTACTGGGGATAGTCGCTTCTAATTTTTATGATAACCCATCATCCAAACTACAGTTGATAGGCATTACCGGTACCAATGGCAAAACTTCTGTCACTACTTTACTGTATGATATATTCAAAAATTTAGGATTTCAGTCGGCTTTGATTTCGACAGTAGAATATCGTATTGCCGATGAGGTGTTTCCTTCCACCCATACCACGCCAGATGTACTCACCCTCAACCGTATGTTGGCGAAAGCTGTGGATGCGGGCTGCGAATATGCCTTTATGGAAGTGTCTTCACACGGCATACACCAATCCAGAACAGCAGGGTTGCAGTTCAAAATTGGCGGATTTACCAATATCACGCACGATCATCTTGATTATCATAAAACCTTCAGTGAATATCTTTGGGTTAAAAAAAGGTTTTTCGATCAGTTGGGTCCAGCAGCGGTGGCCATCACCAATATTGATGATAAAAACGGTAAGGTAATGCTTCAGAATACCCGCGCCAAGAAAAAAACCTTCGCGCTGAAAACCATGGCAGATTATCAAGGGAGAATCTTTGAAGCAGATTTCAACGGCATGCTGCTGAATTTTAATGGAAAAGAATTCTGGACGACTTTAACCGGTAAATTCAACGTTTATAATTTGCTGTTAGCCTACGCTGTTACCTTAGAATGTGGTTTTCGTGAAGATGAAGCATTGAAGGCCATTTCAAGCCTGCAACGCGTAAAAGGCCGTTTTGAAACTTTGAAATCAGACAGTGGCATCTTCTTCATCATTGATTATGCGCATACACCGGATGCTTTGGAAAATATCCTGGATTCTATCAACGAAATCCGTACAAAAAATGAACGTCTGATCACCATTTTCGGCTGTGGTGGCGACCGGGACCATGCCAAGCGCCCCGAAATGGGCAGAATTGCCACCGCAAAATCTACCTTAACCATCATTACAAGCGATAACCCTCGTACGGAAGATCCTGTAGCCATCATTAAAGAGATTGAGGCAGGCGTAGAACCGCAGAATTTCAGTAAATATACCTCGATCCCGGATCGGCGAGAGGCTATTAAAATGGCGATAAAGTTTGCTGAACCGAAAGACATTATTTTGCTCGCAGGCAAAGGGCATGAAGATTATCAGGAAATCAACGGCGTGAGAAATCACTTTGATGACCGCCAAACGGTGCTTGAGCTGGCCAGGATGATGTCGAAATAA
- a CDS encoding penicillin-binding transpeptidase domain-containing protein, which yields MAVQNEFENKRSKTLRWGYLFAGAAFILFTVFLARILVLQNTNVQEIKEDYISKNYREATLKAARGNLYAADGSILATTVMRYDVYLDFKVIKDTVYSNNIGALTDSLSKMFGKPRSYFRDRLDQQKKANNQYYSLVKGLDFDEYDRIRKFPIFKKGKNRGGFIVDRNFKRELATTQIGAGTIGMDNGETKSGLEGAFSKYLTGSNGKRLEQRVNSSQWKPIDYWKVKEPIDGQDVYTTIDLRIQDIAHSALEKQLINFNADHGCVLVMEVATGKVKAMVNLKRTEPGIYVDSYNYALKDATEPGSTFKTVSLLAAMDDGFIDENTTVDVGNGVWVYAKQRVSDGHGGGIYDISDVLAKSSNVGSAKLITQYYADKPEVFLDHLRRWKMFEKMDIELPGIAKPYIQTPESPRWSKGALASLSFGYASRFNLLQLTTFYNGIANGGKMLKPLFIDRIMKDGQELYTAKPEVMVKKIASDKAIAMMTNALTKAVEKGTAKSIFTPNLKMAGKTGTARFEYWKPGPSKYQASFAGFYPADNPKYTCIVMVNQPDNSKSYYGSTVAAPVFKEIAGKTFLKTPQNVEKEMLVDKKVDLSKMLPAPVKVTVKNKQMPKVVGLIGKNVIPQLENQGYRVDYKGVGRIREQFPLEGTTIKKSQRIYLSLQN from the coding sequence ATGGCGGTACAGAATGAATTCGAAAATAAACGCTCAAAAACCCTGAGATGGGGCTACCTCTTTGCCGGGGCAGCCTTCATCCTGTTTACCGTGTTTCTTGCCCGGATCCTCGTGCTGCAAAATACCAATGTACAGGAAATTAAGGAAGATTACATCAGTAAGAACTACCGCGAAGCAACTCTGAAAGCTGCCCGGGGCAATTTATACGCGGCGGATGGGAGCATATTGGCGACCACCGTCATGCGCTATGATGTGTACCTCGATTTTAAAGTGATTAAAGATACCGTGTACTCCAATAACATCGGTGCGCTCACAGATTCGCTCTCGAAAATGTTCGGCAAACCACGCAGTTATTTCCGCGACCGTCTCGATCAGCAAAAGAAAGCCAACAACCAGTATTATTCTTTAGTAAAAGGCCTGGATTTCGATGAATATGACCGCATCCGTAAATTTCCGATATTTAAAAAAGGGAAAAACCGCGGCGGCTTCATCGTAGACCGTAATTTTAAAAGAGAATTAGCCACCACACAAATCGGTGCCGGAACCATCGGTATGGATAACGGTGAAACCAAATCAGGCCTAGAAGGCGCTTTTTCAAAATATCTGACCGGGTCCAACGGAAAGCGTCTTGAACAGCGCGTAAATTCAAGCCAGTGGAAACCCATTGATTATTGGAAGGTGAAAGAACCAATTGACGGGCAGGATGTATATACCACTATAGATTTGCGCATTCAGGATATCGCGCATTCCGCACTCGAAAAACAATTGATCAACTTCAATGCAGACCACGGCTGCGTATTGGTGATGGAAGTGGCCACCGGCAAAGTAAAAGCCATGGTAAACCTTAAAAGGACAGAACCGGGCATCTATGTGGACTCCTATAATTACGCATTGAAGGATGCCACTGAACCCGGCTCCACCTTTAAGACAGTATCACTGTTGGCTGCGATGGATGATGGCTTCATCGATGAAAATACCACTGTGGATGTAGGGAACGGCGTGTGGGTATACGCTAAACAAAGAGTTTCTGATGGACACGGCGGCGGAATTTATGATATTTCTGATGTGTTGGCAAAATCCAGCAACGTAGGTTCGGCCAAACTCATTACCCAATATTACGCGGATAAGCCAGAAGTTTTTCTCGATCATTTAAGACGCTGGAAGATGTTTGAAAAGATGGATATCGAGCTGCCCGGGATCGCCAAGCCTTATATACAGACACCGGAAAGTCCCCGTTGGAGCAAGGGTGCCTTGGCTTCGCTCTCGTTCGGATATGCTTCCAGATTCAATCTCTTGCAACTCACTACTTTCTATAACGGGATTGCCAATGGCGGAAAGATGCTGAAACCGCTTTTCATTGATAGGATTATGAAAGATGGGCAGGAACTTTATACCGCCAAACCGGAAGTGATGGTGAAAAAAATTGCATCCGATAAGGCTATTGCCATGATGACAAATGCTTTAACCAAAGCGGTGGAAAAGGGAACGGCAAAAAGCATCTTTACACCAAATCTGAAAATGGCAGGTAAAACCGGTACCGCCAGATTCGAATACTGGAAACCCGGACCATCAAAATACCAGGCAAGTTTTGCAGGTTTTTATCCGGCAGACAACCCAAAATATACCTGCATCGTAATGGTTAACCAGCCAGATAACTCGAAAAGTTATTATGGCTCTACCGTAGCAGCACCGGTATTTAAGGAAATTGCGGGCAAAACTTTCCTTAAAACACCGCAGAATGTGGAAAAGGAAATGTTGGTCGATAAAAAAGTAGACCTTAGTAAAATGTTGCCTGCGCCGGTAAAAGTTACAGTAAAGAATAAACAGATGCCCAAAGTGGTGGGTCTTATCGGTAAAAATGTAATTCCGCAACTCGAAAACCAAGGCTATCGTGTGGACTACAAAGGGGTTGGCCGCATCCGCGAGCAATTTCCGCTGGAAGGGACAACGATCAAGAAAAGCCAGCGCATCTACCTTAGTTTACAGAATTAA
- a CDS encoding FtsL-like putative cell division protein, with amino-acid sequence MARKKQYHPQKKLTFIDIIKGNFLNRDEVKIHYKYFLLVFVLLMIMIYSNHLVSQKIELVNELKEQTEEYKSRNAYAQSRLIKVKLESELGKEMVQDSLLSLENHPHKLLIKLDSTDGGTE; translated from the coding sequence ATGGCCAGGAAAAAACAATATCACCCTCAGAAGAAACTTACCTTTATCGATATCATTAAAGGGAACTTCCTGAACCGTGATGAAGTGAAGATTCATTACAAATATTTCCTGCTTGTATTCGTGCTGCTGATGATTATGATCTACAGCAACCACCTCGTAAGTCAGAAAATAGAATTGGTAAACGAACTGAAAGAACAAACCGAAGAATACAAATCCCGCAATGCCTACGCGCAAAGCAGACTCATCAAAGTAAAACTGGAGTCTGAACTGGGAAAGGAAATGGTGCAGGATTCTCTGCTTTCGCTGGAGAATCATCCGCATAAATTATTGATAAAACTCGACAGTACAGATGGCGGTACAGAATGA
- the rsmH gene encoding 16S rRNA (cytosine(1402)-N(4))-methyltransferase RsmH yields MYHNPVLLKKSVEDLVTNPDGTYVDVTFGGGGHSAEILTKLSPKGRLYSFDQDLDALNNTIDDERFTLINQNFRFLENSLLMYGVPAVDGILADLGVSSHQFDAAERGFSTRSNAPLDMRMNVMQTLDAKKVINEYEEEQLADLFYYYGELREARKLAREIVHHRKIKPVETTDDLKKLFSYIPQFKQNKFFAQVFQAIRIEVNQELEVLKEMLVQSHRMLNTNGRLVVISYHSLEDRLVKRFLKNGMFEGEPARDVYGNFSKSFDLLQSKAIVPSEEEIEENSRARSAKMRVGIKL; encoded by the coding sequence ATGTATCACAATCCGGTTTTGCTGAAGAAAAGTGTGGAAGATTTGGTGACGAATCCCGATGGAACCTATGTAGATGTCACCTTCGGCGGCGGCGGACATTCAGCGGAAATCCTCACGAAACTCTCACCGAAAGGGCGGCTGTACAGCTTCGATCAGGATTTGGATGCGCTGAATAATACCATTGATGATGAACGGTTTACCCTCATTAATCAGAATTTCAGGTTTCTCGAGAACTCCTTATTAATGTACGGGGTGCCGGCAGTAGATGGTATTTTGGCAGATTTAGGCGTATCGTCACATCAGTTCGATGCGGCAGAGCGGGGATTTTCCACCCGAAGTAACGCGCCGCTGGATATGCGCATGAATGTGATGCAGACGCTGGATGCTAAAAAAGTCATCAACGAATATGAGGAGGAGCAGTTGGCAGACCTCTTTTATTATTATGGTGAACTGCGTGAGGCCCGAAAACTCGCACGCGAAATCGTTCATCACCGCAAGATAAAACCTGTGGAAACCACGGATGACCTGAAAAAACTCTTCAGTTACATCCCGCAGTTTAAGCAGAATAAATTTTTCGCGCAGGTTTTCCAAGCTATTCGTATTGAGGTAAACCAAGAACTGGAAGTGCTTAAAGAAATGCTGGTGCAGTCTCACAGAATGCTGAACACCAACGGCAGGCTGGTGGTGATTTCTTACCATTCCTTAGAAGACCGCTTGGTAAAGCGTTTCCTTAAAAACGGCATGTTCGAGGGAGAGCCCGCAAGAGATGTGTACGGAAACTTTAGTAAAAGTTTTGATCTGCTGCAAAGCAAGGCCATAGTGCCCAGTGAGGAAGAAATAGAAGAAAACTCCCGCGCGCGCAGCGCAAAGATGCGTGTGGGGATAAAGCTGTAA
- the mraZ gene encoding division/cell wall cluster transcriptional repressor MraZ, whose protein sequence is MKNFIGTYECKIDDKGRVKLPSPLVKQMENFGGGSFVVKRSVFQPCLEVYPMSGWEKLMEKINKLNRFQKKNTDFIRRFTAGLKTVEPDNAGRLQISKDLMVFAALKKEIVVTSAGELFEIWDKEAYEQVIATSEEDFAKLAEEVMGDLSLGENEV, encoded by the coding sequence ATGAAAAATTTCATCGGTACTTATGAATGTAAGATTGACGACAAGGGGCGCGTCAAACTGCCTTCTCCGCTCGTAAAACAGATGGAGAATTTTGGTGGTGGCTCCTTCGTAGTCAAGCGTTCCGTGTTTCAACCGTGTCTGGAAGTATATCCTATGAGCGGCTGGGAAAAACTGATGGAAAAGATCAACAAACTCAACAGGTTTCAGAAGAAAAACACCGATTTTATCCGCCGGTTCACCGCTGGTCTGAAGACCGTAGAGCCCGATAACGCGGGGCGGTTGCAGATCTCAAAAGATTTGATGGTATTTGCCGCGCTGAAGAAAGAAATTGTTGTCACCAGTGCCGGTGAACTTTTCGAAATTTGGGATAAAGAGGCCTATGAACAGGTGATCGCTACCTCCGAGGAAGATTTCGCAAAACTTGCGGAGGAAGTTATGGGTGATCTCAGCCTTGGGGAGAACGAGGTGTAA
- a CDS encoding alpha/beta fold hydrolase has product MRFITKKEKKYSFIEAGEGHPLILLHGLMGGLSNFDKTVKFFSERGYKVYVPVLPVYDLPVLHTNLTTIAKYVAKFIEEKCTEPVTVVGNSMGGHIGLILTLAKPELVKHLVLTGSSGLYERTFGDSFPRKSDKQYIRKKTEEVFYDPAVATDELVDEVFSVVNDRMKGIKTVLLARSAIKHNMLNDLPKIKTPVCLIWGRQDNVTPPEVAEDMHKFLPNADLFWIDECGHAAMMERPDEFNEVLYQWLQKQN; this is encoded by the coding sequence ATGAGATTTATTACTAAAAAAGAAAAAAAATACTCTTTCATTGAAGCTGGGGAAGGACACCCGCTGATTTTGCTGCATGGCCTGATGGGCGGTTTAAGCAATTTTGACAAAACAGTGAAGTTCTTCTCGGAAAGAGGGTACAAGGTGTATGTTCCGGTGCTGCCCGTATATGATTTACCGGTATTACATACCAATCTGACGACCATCGCAAAATACGTTGCCAAGTTTATTGAAGAAAAATGTACCGAGCCCGTAACAGTGGTCGGGAATTCTATGGGAGGCCATATCGGGCTGATCCTTACCTTAGCTAAACCTGAACTGGTGAAGCATCTGGTGCTTACCGGAAGCTCTGGCCTGTATGAAAGAACTTTTGGCGACAGCTTCCCCCGAAAGTCAGATAAACAATACATCCGGAAAAAAACGGAAGAGGTATTTTACGACCCTGCCGTAGCTACAGACGAATTGGTAGATGAAGTTTTCAGTGTAGTGAATGACCGCATGAAAGGCATTAAAACCGTATTGCTGGCCCGAAGCGCCATTAAACATAATATGCTGAACGACCTGCCGAAGATTAAGACGCCGGTTTGCCTGATCTGGGGCCGCCAAGATAATGTAACTCCGCCAGAGGTTGCTGAGGATATGCATAAATTCCTACCCAATGCCGACCTCTTCTGGATTGATGAATGCGGGCACGCCGCCATGATGGAAAGGCCCGATGAATTCAACGAAGTACTGTATCAGTGGCTTCAGAAACAAAATTAA
- the yihA gene encoding ribosome biogenesis GTP-binding protein YihA/YsxC: protein MVIKTAEFVKSSGKWQECPEPDMPEYAFIGRSNVGKSSLINAMMKRKDLAKTSQTPGKTQLINHFLVNDEWYLTDLPGYGYARVSKSMRRDFEKLITNYILNRRNLVNLFVLIDVRHTPQKIDIEFIEWCGENSVPFSIVFTKADKLKPNAAAQNVSDYKQELLKTWEGLPEIYTTSAEKQTGTEEILAFIEKTNRFLSQNKVRFT, encoded by the coding sequence ATGGTTATTAAAACAGCAGAATTTGTAAAAAGCAGCGGCAAATGGCAGGAATGCCCCGAACCGGACATGCCGGAATATGCTTTCATAGGCCGCTCCAACGTGGGAAAATCATCCTTGATTAATGCCATGATGAAACGCAAAGACCTGGCGAAAACATCGCAGACGCCCGGTAAAACGCAGTTGATTAATCATTTTCTGGTAAATGATGAATGGTATCTTACCGATTTGCCCGGCTACGGCTACGCCAGAGTATCTAAAAGTATGCGCCGCGATTTCGAGAAGCTCATCACTAATTATATCCTCAACCGCCGAAACCTGGTCAACCTTTTTGTACTGATTGATGTACGGCACACCCCGCAGAAAATTGATATTGAGTTTATAGAATGGTGCGGGGAAAACAGCGTGCCGTTTTCGATTGTATTCACCAAAGCCGACAAGCTAAAACCCAATGCAGCGGCACAAAACGTATCTGATTACAAACAGGAGTTGCTGAAAACCTGGGAAGGGCTGCCAGAAATCTACACCACCTCTGCCGAAAAACAGACAGGAACCGAGGAAATACTGGCCTTCATTGAAAAAACCAACCGATTCTTATCACAAAATAAAGTACGTTTTACCTAA